One Brachybacterium kimchii genomic window carries:
- a CDS encoding TetR/AcrR family transcriptional regulator: protein MPTRSEVLDAAIAVLAQHEPLTLDAVARETGLTKPGVVHHVGTKQKLLVAVVDRIVELWEADLQGRLEQEHAELKDPADRLRAYVSHALCGEFAHSDLALIADAQLRDMLCEQWSRRLDPWFGFELEGSPRRRAALRAARLLADGAWFNASLDIPTVRDDEREELFALAMELVDEGAGE from the coding sequence ATGCCGACGAGATCCGAGGTCCTGGACGCCGCGATCGCCGTGCTCGCCCAGCACGAGCCGCTCACTCTCGACGCCGTGGCCCGCGAGACGGGGCTGACCAAACCCGGGGTCGTCCATCACGTGGGCACCAAGCAGAAGCTGCTCGTCGCGGTCGTCGATCGCATCGTGGAACTCTGGGAGGCGGACCTCCAGGGGCGCCTGGAGCAGGAACATGCCGAGCTCAAGGACCCCGCCGACCGCCTGCGCGCCTACGTGTCCCACGCGCTGTGCGGGGAGTTCGCGCACAGCGACCTCGCGCTGATCGCCGATGCGCAGCTACGGGACATGCTGTGCGAGCAGTGGTCGCGCAGGCTCGACCCGTGGTTCGGCTTCGAGCTCGAGGGGAGCCCGCGCCGCCGCGCGGCGCTGCGGGCCGCCCGACTCCTGGCCGACGGCGCCTGGTTCAACGCCTCGCTCGACATCCCCACGGTGCGGGACGACGAGCGCGAGGAGCTGTTCGCCCTGGCCATGGAGCTCGTGGACGAAGGGGCTGGCGAGTGA
- a CDS encoding DMT family transporter, giving the protein MAWMLLVGAIVSEVFGTMSLRLAIGRRPWYAGVALGYLSAFTLLSLALSHGIPLGAAYGIWAAAGVALTALLGRVVFKEPFTWLMGLGVALIIGGVLLIETGAA; this is encoded by the coding sequence ATGGCCTGGATGCTGCTCGTCGGCGCGATCGTCTCCGAGGTCTTCGGGACGATGTCCCTGCGCCTGGCCATCGGACGACGCCCCTGGTACGCGGGCGTCGCGCTCGGCTACCTCAGCGCCTTCACCCTGCTCTCGCTCGCCCTCTCCCACGGCATCCCGCTCGGCGCCGCCTACGGCATCTGGGCGGCCGCCGGCGTCGCCCTCACCGCGCTGCTCGGACGCGTGGTCTTCAAGGAGCCGTTCACCTGGCTGATGGGGCTGGGCGTCGCGCTCATCATCGGCGGGGTGCTGCTGATCGAGACTGGGGCCGCGTAG
- a CDS encoding C69 family dipeptidase, with amino-acid sequence MPCTTLLVGRKASADGSPIGARTEDSSNGSFDPKRVVVVRPEDQPRTYTSVLGHRTIDLPDDPLRYTSVPNALPDEGIWGCAGINAANVAMSATETLTSNPRVLGADPLVELVPAVGAEGEPGHRPEQPGGFGEEDFVTLVLPYIRSAREGVERLGALLTEHGTYEMNGIAFSDAQDIWWLETVGGHHWIARRVPEDHYVTMPNQLGIDSFDLEDAEGAGRDHLASPDLRDFLATHHLDLTLRRSGSAGFSGAGPTGADTAGSTFNPREAFGSHSEHDHMYNTPRAWYMQRTLNPTSEDWDAPDAPHRPDSDDLPWSRRPERKLTIEDVKDVLSSHYQGTVFDPYSPRGTDAERRAFRPIGINRHNALAILQIRPDLPEASRALQWISFASNPFNTLIPMFTNVDEAPAYLGTTTAEVSTDSFYWSSRLIAALTDAHFAQIIPTIERYQQKTLALGHSAVHAADEQVAAGAPEGSIPALLAEANTEFAEQIRTETDQLLSSVLFTASNLMTNRFSRSDG; translated from the coding sequence ATGCCCTGCACCACGCTCCTCGTCGGCCGGAAGGCCAGCGCCGACGGCTCGCCCATCGGCGCCCGCACCGAGGACTCCTCGAACGGGTCCTTCGATCCCAAGCGCGTGGTCGTGGTGCGCCCGGAGGACCAGCCGCGCACGTACACCAGCGTCCTCGGCCATCGGACCATCGACCTGCCCGACGATCCGCTGCGATACACGTCCGTCCCCAACGCCCTGCCCGACGAGGGCATCTGGGGGTGCGCGGGGATCAACGCGGCGAACGTCGCGATGAGCGCGACCGAGACCCTCACCTCCAACCCCCGGGTGCTGGGCGCGGACCCGCTCGTGGAGCTCGTCCCCGCCGTCGGCGCCGAGGGCGAGCCCGGGCATCGGCCGGAGCAGCCGGGCGGATTCGGAGAGGAGGACTTCGTGACGCTGGTCCTGCCGTACATCCGCTCGGCCCGCGAGGGCGTCGAGCGCCTGGGCGCCCTGCTCACCGAGCACGGCACCTACGAGATGAACGGCATCGCGTTCTCCGACGCCCAGGACATCTGGTGGCTCGAGACGGTGGGCGGCCACCACTGGATCGCGCGGCGCGTTCCCGAGGACCACTACGTGACCATGCCCAACCAGCTGGGCATCGACTCCTTCGACCTCGAGGACGCCGAGGGCGCGGGCCGCGACCACCTCGCGAGCCCCGACCTGCGCGACTTCCTCGCGACCCACCATCTGGACCTCACCCTGCGCCGCTCCGGCTCAGCGGGCTTCTCCGGCGCGGGGCCGACGGGGGCCGACACGGCCGGCAGCACCTTCAACCCGCGCGAGGCCTTCGGCTCGCACTCCGAGCACGACCACATGTACAACACGCCCCGCGCCTGGTACATGCAGCGCACGCTGAACCCCACGAGCGAGGACTGGGACGCCCCGGACGCCCCGCACCGCCCGGACTCGGACGACCTCCCGTGGAGCCGCCGGCCCGAGCGGAAGCTGACGATCGAGGACGTCAAGGACGTGCTGAGCTCCCACTACCAGGGCACGGTCTTCGACCCCTACTCCCCGCGCGGCACCGACGCCGAGCGCCGCGCCTTCCGCCCCATCGGCATCAACCGGCACAACGCGCTCGCGATCCTCCAGATCCGCCCCGACCTGCCTGAGGCATCCCGTGCGCTGCAGTGGATCTCCTTCGCCTCGAACCCGTTCAACACTCTGATCCCGATGTTCACGAACGTCGACGAGGCTCCCGCGTACCTCGGCACGACCACGGCCGAGGTGAGCACGGACAGCTTCTACTGGTCCTCGCGTCTCATCGCCGCCCTGACGGACGCCCACTTCGCGCAGATCATCCCCACGATCGAGCGGTACCAGCAGAAGACCCTGGCGCTCGGCCACTCGGCCGTGCATGCGGCCGACGAGCAGGTCGCCGCGGGCGCGCCGGAGGGTTCGATCCCCGCCCTGCTCGCGGAGGCCAACACCGAGTTCGCCGAGCAGATCCGCACCGAGACCGATCAGCTGCTGAGCTCCGTGCTGTTCACGGCGTCGAACCTGATGACGAACCGGTTCTCGCGCTCGGACGGGTGA
- a CDS encoding MarR family winged helix-turn-helix transcriptional regulator: protein MPDETQKTSAPGGDALPLLALLQRGLRVLTDEFVQRMGVAGVDPITPAHAIVLMHLGQESPLTVAELARRADVTRQTMHRAVMQLVDEGILTSAPGTGFPRSTRIGLTEAGERRRDLARGILDELDRELAEEVGQGVVEELRGALGRVWGRAASGG from the coding sequence ATGCCGGACGAGACGCAGAAGACATCCGCACCGGGCGGCGACGCGCTCCCGCTGCTCGCGCTCCTGCAGCGCGGCCTGCGCGTGCTGACCGACGAGTTCGTGCAGCGCATGGGGGTCGCTGGCGTCGACCCCATCACCCCGGCGCACGCGATCGTGCTCATGCACCTGGGGCAGGAGTCCCCGTTGACCGTCGCCGAGCTCGCGCGGCGGGCCGACGTCACCCGCCAGACCATGCATCGCGCCGTCATGCAGCTGGTCGACGAGGGGATCCTGACCAGCGCGCCGGGAACGGGCTTCCCCCGCAGCACGCGGATCGGGCTGACGGAGGCGGGTGAGCGGCGCCGCGATCTCGCGCGCGGCATCCTCGACGAGCTCGATCGCGAGCTCGCGGAGGAGGTCGGCCAGGGCGTCGTCGAGGAGCTGCGTGGGGCGCTCGGGCGGGTGTGGGGGAGAGCCGCTTCCGGTGGGTGA
- a CDS encoding DMT family transporter: protein MSAEANAPSRGWTFLLLAIGAEVTASLSLKGALERPALYALVLVGYVGAFIALALVLREGMPLGVAYGVWGASGVALTAIMSLILFGEALTAPMIIGIVLVIAGVLCVELGSPAPPASGVGPESDVGPEFAVWPESAAGPGSADPLDPLDRTTRSAAPEEER, encoded by the coding sequence GTGAGCGCCGAGGCGAACGCGCCCTCGCGCGGCTGGACGTTCCTGCTCCTCGCGATCGGCGCGGAGGTCACGGCCTCGCTGTCGCTCAAAGGCGCCCTCGAGCGGCCCGCCCTCTACGCCCTCGTCCTGGTCGGATACGTGGGGGCGTTCATCGCCCTCGCCCTCGTGCTGCGCGAGGGCATGCCGCTCGGCGTCGCCTACGGGGTCTGGGGAGCGTCCGGCGTCGCGCTGACCGCGATCATGTCCCTGATCCTCTTCGGCGAAGCGCTCACGGCGCCGATGATCATCGGCATCGTCCTGGTCATCGCAGGGGTGCTGTGCGTGGAGCTGGGGTCGCCGGCGCCTCCCGCCTCCGGCGTCGGGCCTGAGTCCGACGTCGGGCCCGAGTTCGCCGTATGGCCCGAGTCCGCCGCAGGGCCGGGGTCTGCCGACCCCCTCGATCCGCTCGATCGCACGACCCGCTCGGCGGCGCCGGAGGAGGAGCGCTGA
- a CDS encoding ABC transporter substrate-binding protein: MHTRPSPRLSRRQLGGLGATAATTALAGCSASSSKDPHTLQVWGGVPGESGPQQVVDRFQKKHPDIPVVYTRYVNDDRGNLKVNTALQGDVDIDVFFTYGIENLAMRSGPELAADLGKRVRETPELSGFLDTEEPMALIDGDRISALATTRIPNMILFNDDLRTKAGVDLPSSWELEEYLDVLDRLASTGHHGSYTLPDLSRIELGPNYRFTDSGDSNFQNPAFLRHLELSSDLIRSGTLYPWSQALARHVEAYQQNNFIAEDFVSWMTAPYSLRFLSDQEAYPHDFTVSAAPMPTVDGNDWNTGEYGAFIQINAKSEKQEMAWEFCRFWQLEGAPDLLKAGYMSIISDVDEDDILAGIMGEGAEKYFDLESFKHALFDARPRLHMDTDLTAYSEITQKYEQQRDVCWLLERSPQKAIDTIDENAQALIDRYEEA, from the coding sequence ATGCACACACGTCCATCCCCGCGCCTCAGCCGCAGGCAGCTCGGCGGTCTCGGAGCGACCGCCGCCACGACAGCCCTCGCCGGCTGCAGCGCGAGCTCCTCGAAGGATCCGCACACCCTGCAGGTCTGGGGCGGCGTCCCCGGTGAGAGCGGCCCGCAGCAGGTCGTCGATCGCTTCCAGAAGAAGCACCCGGACATCCCCGTCGTCTACACCCGCTACGTCAACGACGACCGCGGCAACCTCAAGGTGAACACCGCTCTGCAGGGCGACGTCGACATCGACGTCTTCTTCACCTACGGCATCGAGAACCTCGCCATGCGCTCCGGCCCGGAGCTCGCCGCCGATCTCGGCAAGCGGGTCCGCGAGACCCCGGAGCTCTCCGGCTTCCTGGACACCGAGGAGCCGATGGCACTGATCGACGGCGACCGGATATCCGCGCTGGCGACCACGCGGATCCCGAACATGATCCTGTTCAACGACGACCTGCGCACGAAGGCCGGGGTCGACCTCCCCTCCTCCTGGGAGCTCGAGGAGTACCTCGACGTGCTCGACCGGCTCGCGAGCACGGGACACCACGGCTCCTACACGCTCCCGGACCTCTCCCGCATCGAACTCGGCCCGAACTACCGCTTCACCGACAGCGGCGACTCGAACTTCCAGAACCCGGCGTTCCTGCGCCACCTCGAGCTCTCCTCGGACCTGATCCGCAGCGGCACGCTCTATCCGTGGTCGCAGGCCCTGGCCCGCCACGTCGAGGCCTACCAGCAGAACAACTTCATCGCCGAGGACTTCGTCTCCTGGATGACCGCGCCCTACTCCCTGCGCTTCCTCAGCGATCAGGAGGCATACCCCCACGACTTCACGGTCTCCGCCGCGCCGATGCCGACCGTCGACGGGAACGACTGGAACACGGGCGAGTACGGGGCGTTCATCCAGATCAACGCCAAGAGCGAGAAGCAGGAGATGGCCTGGGAGTTCTGCAGGTTCTGGCAGCTCGAGGGCGCCCCGGACCTGCTCAAGGCCGGCTACATGTCGATCATCAGCGACGTCGACGAGGACGACATCCTCGCCGGGATCATGGGCGAGGGCGCCGAGAAGTACTTCGACCTCGAGTCCTTCAAGCACGCGCTGTTCGATGCCCGGCCCCGCCTGCACATGGACACCGACCTCACCGCCTACAGCGAGATCACACAGAAGTACGAGCAGCAGAGGGACGTGTGCTGGCTGCTCGAACGAAGTCCGCAGAAGGCGATCGACACCATCGACGAGAACGCGCAGGCCCTCATCGACCGGTACGAGGAGGCCTGA
- a CDS encoding carbohydrate ABC transporter permease codes for MQTQSTALAPSTGPDDVPEPARRREHRPGRAPSDPKPHVGWLFIAPNLLGVLAFTFIPLISVILLSFTEWDLVSGFGGIRFVGLGNFLAVLKDPSFWHAMVLTIVYAGVAVPLTLVVGLALALALNRDVPARGLLRAAFFVPYIVNIVAIGMTWQMLLDPSAGVMNQFLGMFGLEHLPQWFASSRWALPALILVTVWAQAGYANLIYLSALQDAPAQLYEAAQIDGAGRWRAFRTITLPALLPTTIFLLVTLFVGISQTFGMIALITNGGPGDSTTTLSFYMYQTSFQFYRFGYASAVGLVTFIGIFAIMLIMWRAQRGRALHD; via the coding sequence GTGCAGACGCAGAGCACCGCCCTCGCCCCGTCGACGGGACCCGACGACGTGCCCGAGCCGGCCCGCCGCCGGGAGCACCGGCCGGGCCGCGCCCCGTCCGATCCGAAGCCCCACGTGGGCTGGCTCTTCATCGCACCGAACCTGCTCGGGGTGCTGGCCTTCACCTTCATCCCGCTGATCTCGGTGATCCTCCTGTCCTTCACCGAATGGGACCTGGTCTCGGGCTTCGGCGGCATCAGGTTCGTGGGCCTCGGGAACTTCCTCGCCGTCCTCAAGGATCCGTCCTTCTGGCACGCGATGGTCCTCACGATCGTCTACGCGGGCGTCGCCGTGCCCCTGACCCTCGTCGTCGGGCTCGCCCTCGCGCTCGCCCTGAACCGGGACGTCCCGGCGCGGGGACTCCTGCGCGCGGCATTCTTCGTCCCCTACATCGTGAACATCGTGGCGATCGGGATGACCTGGCAGATGCTGCTGGACCCCTCCGCCGGGGTGATGAACCAGTTCCTGGGGATGTTCGGCCTCGAGCATCTCCCCCAGTGGTTCGCCTCGTCGCGCTGGGCGCTGCCCGCCCTGATCCTCGTCACGGTCTGGGCTCAGGCCGGCTACGCCAACCTCATCTACCTCTCGGCTCTCCAGGACGCTCCCGCCCAGCTCTACGAGGCCGCGCAGATCGACGGCGCGGGACGGTGGCGCGCCTTCCGCACCATCACTCTGCCCGCACTGCTGCCGACCACGATCTTCCTCCTGGTCACGCTCTTCGTCGGCATCTCGCAGACCTTCGGGATGATCGCCCTGATCACCAACGGCGGCCCCGGCGACTCGACCACCACGCTGTCGTTCTACATGTACCAGACGAGCTTCCAGTTCTACCGCTTCGGCTACGCCTCGGCAGTCGGGCTGGTGACCTTCATCGGCATCTTCGCCATCATGCTCATCATGTGGCGCGCGCAGCGAGGGAGGGCCCTCCATGACTGA
- a CDS encoding FAD-dependent oxidoreductase: MTDHDVDVLVAGAGPVGLMAAVNLARSGVSVRLVDAAREPATTSRALGAHARSLEVYDQIGILGEIAPHGTRVNAFVRHEAEGTNRLDFDFGDLATRFPFMLNVDQVIIERALRAAAAMLGVEIEWGTTLESFEQDADGVTAVLGRQPDPASGTDAGSTAESVPQSAASATSETVRARYLWGCDGGHSTVRKALGLPLTGESAHTWLIADAVVHTDVDRDGVHWMFPEGGALMLFPFPEAGTWRLLDTTGEGDPSDPAQIARQFSAKLTQALGRETVVEPPSWVSRFTIQQRAVPAMHVGRCFVSGDAAHVHSPASGQGLNTGVQEAYNLAWKLAMVLRGQADASLLDTYDAERVPVGQALLASTSRVMATVMVDDPTSATAQETPAGAGAQAEVDSRAEGEADAAAGAEADAAAEAERKHKEFERGLIRGMSGLAIGYPDSALTLASGESAPTHAADGPTGPQPGERIGQVWAHQAQSPGWTMLRAALRSPAWHLVVREGARGTVDASGLPDWLETVALVGRDGSGAGRPSDPGALRGATDPSAQGAAHRIPDADALVSGTLALGDEEWILVRPDGYLSARGVGHEALHAAIDHMTAGGRR, from the coding sequence ATGACTGATCACGATGTCGATGTCCTCGTGGCGGGTGCCGGGCCCGTCGGCCTCATGGCGGCGGTGAACCTGGCCCGCTCGGGCGTGTCCGTGCGGCTCGTGGACGCCGCGCGCGAACCGGCCACGACGAGCCGGGCCCTCGGGGCGCACGCACGCAGCCTGGAGGTCTACGACCAGATCGGGATCCTCGGCGAGATCGCTCCCCACGGCACGCGCGTCAACGCCTTCGTCCGTCACGAGGCGGAGGGCACCAACCGTCTCGACTTCGACTTCGGGGACCTCGCCACGCGCTTCCCCTTCATGCTCAACGTCGACCAGGTGATCATCGAACGCGCGCTGCGTGCCGCGGCCGCGATGCTCGGTGTCGAGATCGAGTGGGGCACGACCCTCGAGTCCTTCGAGCAGGACGCCGACGGCGTCACCGCCGTGCTCGGCCGCCAGCCAGATCCCGCCTCCGGGACCGACGCGGGGAGCACCGCGGAGAGCGTCCCGCAGAGCGCCGCGTCGGCCACGTCCGAGACCGTGCGCGCGCGGTACCTGTGGGGGTGCGACGGCGGCCATTCGACCGTCCGCAAGGCGCTCGGCCTGCCCCTGACCGGCGAGTCCGCCCACACCTGGCTGATCGCCGACGCGGTCGTGCACACCGACGTGGACCGCGACGGCGTGCACTGGATGTTCCCCGAGGGCGGCGCCCTCATGCTCTTCCCGTTCCCGGAGGCGGGCACGTGGCGCCTGCTGGACACGACCGGTGAGGGTGATCCGTCGGACCCCGCGCAGATCGCTCGACAGTTCAGCGCCAAGCTCACCCAGGCGCTCGGCCGCGAGACGGTCGTCGAGCCGCCCAGCTGGGTCTCCCGCTTCACGATCCAGCAGCGCGCGGTGCCCGCGATGCACGTGGGCCGCTGCTTCGTCTCGGGGGATGCCGCCCACGTGCACTCCCCCGCCTCCGGGCAGGGGCTGAACACCGGCGTCCAGGAGGCCTACAACCTCGCCTGGAAGCTCGCCATGGTGCTGCGCGGCCAGGCCGACGCATCCCTGCTGGACACCTACGACGCGGAGCGCGTGCCGGTGGGCCAGGCGCTGCTCGCCTCCACGAGCCGCGTGATGGCGACCGTCATGGTCGACGACCCGACGAGCGCGACGGCGCAGGAGACGCCCGCCGGCGCCGGTGCGCAGGCCGAGGTGGATTCGCGCGCAGAAGGAGAGGCGGACGCGGCGGCCGGGGCGGAGGCGGACGCCGCGGCCGAGGCGGAGCGCAAGCACAAGGAGTTCGAGCGCGGCCTGATCCGCGGCATGTCCGGCCTCGCGATCGGCTACCCCGACAGCGCGCTGACCCTCGCGTCGGGCGAGTCGGCCCCGACCCACGCGGCCGACGGCCCGACGGGCCCGCAGCCCGGGGAGCGCATCGGGCAGGTCTGGGCCCACCAGGCGCAGTCGCCCGGCTGGACGATGCTGCGCGCGGCGCTGCGCAGCCCCGCCTGGCACCTCGTCGTCCGCGAGGGCGCGCGGGGCACGGTCGATGCTTCGGGGCTGCCCGACTGGCTCGAGACGGTGGCGCTCGTCGGCCGCGACGGATCCGGAGCGGGCCGGCCGTCGGACCCCGGTGCACTCCGCGGCGCCACGGATCCTTCCGCACAGGGCGCTGCGCACCGCATCCCGGACGCCGATGCACTGGTCAGCGGCACCCTGGCGCTCGGCGACGAGGAGTGGATCCTCGTGCGCCCCGACGGCTACCTCAGCGCCCGCGGCGTCGGCCATGAGGCGCTGCACGCGGCGATCGACCACATGACCGCGGGAGGACGACGATGA
- a CDS encoding cyclase family protein: MTRNDLPARENLPSNWGRWGEDDQLGTLNLIDDAARARAAAEVRDGTSVSLARPTSPTPLTTALSPVGTPEMIPAPVMQMVNFNGFTPMATTDSLLVNTHNAGLTHLDALAHIPVDGRVYPGVPLADAVTPVGVRHGSADPFTRGIITRGVLLDIAPAGSPLTAEDRIGGGDLDAALERQGTEVHAGDAIVVRGDWDLNDSMTAPAPGLDLSAVQWLDAHGAALYVGDIGDARPPTLPMPMHQVALGRLGLPLVDVAQLDELSRTCADLQRWSFMLVLAPPRILGTTGLAVNPLAVF; encoded by the coding sequence ATGACCCGGAACGACCTCCCCGCACGCGAGAACCTTCCCTCCAACTGGGGCCGATGGGGCGAGGACGACCAGCTCGGCACCCTGAACCTCATCGACGACGCGGCCCGCGCCCGCGCCGCCGCGGAGGTGCGCGACGGCACCTCGGTCAGCCTCGCGCGCCCCACCTCGCCCACGCCGCTGACCACGGCGCTCTCCCCCGTCGGCACCCCGGAGATGATCCCTGCGCCCGTCATGCAGATGGTGAACTTCAACGGCTTCACACCCATGGCGACCACCGACTCCCTGCTGGTCAACACGCACAACGCGGGCCTGACGCACCTCGACGCCCTCGCCCACATCCCCGTGGACGGCCGCGTCTACCCCGGCGTGCCGCTCGCGGACGCCGTCACCCCCGTGGGCGTGCGTCACGGCTCGGCCGACCCGTTCACCCGCGGGATCATCACGCGCGGCGTCCTGCTCGACATAGCGCCGGCGGGCTCGCCGCTGACCGCCGAGGACCGGATCGGAGGCGGTGATCTCGACGCCGCGCTCGAACGGCAGGGCACCGAGGTCCATGCGGGCGACGCGATCGTCGTGCGCGGGGACTGGGACCTGAACGACTCGATGACCGCGCCCGCGCCGGGCCTGGACCTGAGCGCCGTTCAGTGGCTGGACGCGCACGGCGCCGCCCTCTACGTCGGCGACATCGGGGACGCCCGCCCGCCGACCCTCCCCATGCCGATGCACCAGGTCGCGCTCGGGCGCCTGGGCCTCCCGCTCGTGGACGTCGCCCAGCTCGACGAGCTCTCCCGGACCTGCGCCGACCTGCAGCGCTGGAGCTTCATGCTGGTCCTCGCCCCACCGCGGATCCTCGGCACGACGGGGCTCGCGGTGAATCCGCTCGCGGTGTTCTGA
- a CDS encoding acetylserotonin O-methyltransferase, producing MTAAETYTAEDHQAMMSTITGFWVSQLTATLAHLEIAEHLHDGPKTAARIAELAGSDPHATFRLLRAAVDPGLVSHDPETDCFASTSLLDRLRASAPDSLRNVALVWNAPLHWQAWGRFTECVRTGENQVGSAVGRSTFDYLAEHPVEADQFSRAMAELSTPTIREAVVAIEAGPGTTIVDVGGATGAFVLGMLAEHPGTDGLVLDLPHVTAAAEREIAARGMQERCRAVPGDFFEAVPEADLYLVKFVLHDWGDDACIRVLQRCRQAMRPGARVVVVDMVTGAPDDPGTAALMDLNMLAIAPGAREHDLADFDRFFAAAGLARTATTELSPPYCVLEVEAV from the coding sequence ATGACTGCCGCCGAGACCTACACCGCCGAGGACCACCAGGCGATGATGTCGACGATCACCGGGTTCTGGGTCAGCCAGCTCACCGCCACACTGGCCCATCTCGAGATCGCCGAGCACCTGCACGACGGACCGAAGACCGCCGCCCGGATCGCCGAGCTCGCGGGGAGTGACCCCCATGCGACCTTCCGGCTGCTCCGCGCCGCCGTGGATCCCGGGCTCGTGAGCCACGATCCCGAGACTGACTGCTTCGCGAGCACCTCGCTGCTGGACCGTCTGCGCGCCTCCGCGCCGGACTCCCTGCGGAACGTCGCGCTGGTCTGGAACGCACCGCTGCACTGGCAGGCCTGGGGCCGCTTCACCGAGTGCGTGCGCACCGGCGAGAACCAGGTGGGCTCGGCCGTCGGTCGATCGACCTTCGACTACCTCGCCGAGCATCCCGTGGAGGCGGACCAGTTCAGCCGCGCGATGGCCGAGCTGTCCACTCCGACCATCCGCGAGGCCGTCGTCGCGATCGAGGCGGGGCCGGGGACCACGATCGTCGACGTCGGCGGCGCCACCGGGGCGTTCGTCCTGGGCATGCTGGCCGAGCATCCGGGGACCGACGGCCTCGTCCTGGATCTCCCGCACGTGACCGCCGCCGCGGAGCGGGAGATCGCGGCGCGCGGGATGCAGGAGCGATGCCGGGCAGTTCCCGGCGACTTCTTCGAGGCGGTCCCCGAGGCCGACCTGTACCTGGTGAAGTTCGTCCTCCACGACTGGGGTGACGACGCCTGCATCCGGGTCCTCCAGCGGTGCCGGCAGGCCATGAGGCCCGGCGCCCGCGTGGTCGTGGTCGACATGGTCACGGGCGCGCCCGACGATCCCGGCACGGCCGCGCTGATGGACCTCAACATGCTGGCGATCGCACCGGGCGCGCGCGAGCACGATCTCGCCGACTTCGACCGCTTCTTCGCCGCCGCCGGCCTCGCCCGCACGGCCACGACCGAGCTGTCGCCCCCGTACTGCGTGCTGGAGGTCGAAGCGGTGTGA